In Atribacterota bacterium, the DNA window CAGGGGGGTATATCTATAATGTGAAGAGTAAAATCTAAGCATTATTGATGTTTTCTTAAACTTTTTAAAGCCTCCAGCTGGATTGGCTTATCTATATCAAGAGCAATTTCAGGTGATGCCTGTATCGCTTTTCCGGTATATCCTTTGAGATATTGAGGAACCATTTTTTCCAGATCTCTGATAGAAAGATATTTTTTCAGGTATTTAATTGCTATCCTTCTTCCTAAAATACTGGCCATTTTGAGCGGATGTTTACGAAAAAGAATGAATTGTTCTATGGTATCGGTACAATCCATGATTACTTTGGGATTTATTAAAAAGAGATTGCCTCCTGTATAAGAGCCATCAACTAGATTGGCATAAATTCTTCTTAATTCATTATAGGGAAATTGATTCATATAGGATTCCTTATTAATAATGGCATAATAGATATCAAATCCGGGATGAGCAAGGCAATCTTCTATAAAACGTTCTATGTGTTTACTTGATACAAGAGGGAGGTCACAGGTAATAATTAAAATATAAGGCTCATTTTGTAAGATAGAAATGCTTTTTTTCAGAGTATCTATCAGGGTAGTACCGGAGGAAACTGCAATAAGGGACTGGGATTTTATCTCCTGCTGAACTTCTTTAGGACTGGCAACATATAATTGCGATATATATTTATTATTCTTTAATACCTCAATCATATGATGGATAATTGGACGGGAATCAAGAGTATTAATGGTCATTAACGCTTTATATTCTTCACCGGTTAACTTTTGTAAGGCATGCTTGCTTTTTCCCCCAGCCAGCAAAAGGGCTTTATATTTTTTATCCACTTTTATTTCCATAATGTTTTTATCTTTTATTTATTCTATTATATAATAATGAGAAGAAAAAGGTCTATCGATAAGCTAATATATTTTTTCCCTGAAGATTGCCGCATGTGGTAATATTTTCTTGAAAAGATTAGATTAAAGGATAGATAAAAAAGAGAAAAGATAAAAGCAGAAGTTACTCATAAAAGTTTAAGTCTTTTTTGAGGATGTTGACAGTTACTGGCTACTGACTCTAAGCACTATTTGTCAGTATCAAATCTCATTAGTGTGTATATTATAATCAGAAATTAGAAAGAGGTTAGGCAATGCAAGAAAGTATTTCTAAGCAGGAAATTAATATCCCTGAAAAATTAATATATTATGTTATCATAGAGACGGTAATGGGATGGATGGGAATAGCAAGTAATAAAAAAGGTTTAATTAGATTGATATTACCAGAAAGTTCATCTGAAAATGTCTGGCAACAGCTAAATATTTATTTCGCTTCCCAGAAGATACTAGTCAGAAAAGATAAACAATTTGCTTCTTTGACCAAATTGATTAGAGATTATTTCCAAGGAAAACCAGTAGAATTCAGCCAGGAGAAGATTAATCTTTCTGGTTATACTCCTTTTCAAAGAAGAGTTTTGTTAACAGCAAAGGAAATCCCCTATGGGGAAACCAGAACCTACCGTTGGTTGGCTGAACAATCCGGTTTCCCACGAGCTTATCGGGCTGTCGGTGGAGTTATGAAAATCAACCCACTTCCGCTGATTATTCCCTGTCACAGGATTATTGGCAGCAAAGGGCAGTTAACCGGTTTCTCTGCCCGGGGTGGAGAGGAATTAAAAAGGAGAATGCTTGTCCTGGAAGGAGTTTTAATAAGATAAGCAAAACAAAGCAAGCTTATGGTATTCTAATAGTTACGAGATATCGGAAGGGGTATGAGTTATGGAAGGAATCTGGCATCAGGCTTTATTTTATGTCAGCCATCCAGCTTATTTCCACTAAAGGATATAATTTTTCCAGTGGCGATAACCGATTATACTGCCTATTGTAGTTGGCAATCTATGCATTGTATGGTTTTTGGTTTATAAATCGTGCCAGGGTATCCTGGCTTTTTCCAATATTGACCTTAGCGGGAAGTAATAAATAATGAAACATAGTTCTGAAGAATTCTCAGTTTATCATTTAAAGATTTATTCTTTTCTTATTTTAATTCTGATACTGTTATGTTTTGCCTTACCGGCAGTTGCTAATATTTATGTTATCAAGGATAAACAAGGAAATGTTATTCGCGTTACCAATCAACATCAAATGCTAAAGAAGGAAAAAGATGCCGGTTACACCATTACTATCTTAATAGAAGACCAGAAAGAGAAAAAACAAGTATCCCAATTTAGATATAATTTTAAGGAAAAAATTGATTGGATAAAAGTTCGGGCTGCAGCTCAGATAATTGAGCAGAAATTAAAAAACAGATCCGAGCAGGAGATTAATTATCCTGTTTACCAGGTCCTTGCTACTGCCTATACTCCTGATGAGAGATGTTGTGCACCTTATGCCGATGGTTATACTGCTACCGGTTACCCGGCAGGTTATGGCAGTATTGCTATTGACCCGGATTATGGCATATTTCGCTATGGCGATGTATTATATGTAGAAGGTTATGGTCTGGGAGTCGCTGATGACTGCGGCAGTGCCATCAAAGGGAAGCATATTGATGTTTGTTTTAATTTAGGAGAATTACAGAAAGCGGATAACTGGGGAAGAAAATATGTCAGAGTGTGGAAAATTGAATGATTATTTAGGTAATGGTTTTTAGTTATTAGTTTTCAGTTTAAGAGGAAAAAATAGGAGGGTGTGTATGTTAAAAATTGTTTTAATATTATTAATACTCTCAGGATTAGCGAATACTTCCAGAGCCCAACCTTCATTGGAAAAGGATTATTTTAAAACAG includes these proteins:
- a CDS encoding 3D domain-containing protein — encoded protein: MKHSSEEFSVYHLKIYSFLILILILLCFALPAVANIYVIKDKQGNVIRVTNQHQMLKKEKDAGYTITILIEDQKEKKQVSQFRYNFKEKIDWIKVRAAAQIIEQKLKNRSEQEINYPVYQVLATAYTPDERCCAPYADGYTATGYPAGYGSIAIDPDYGIFRYGDVLYVEGYGLGVADDCGSAIKGKHIDVCFNLGELQKADNWGRKYVRVWKIE
- a CDS encoding NTP transferase domain-containing protein; amino-acid sequence: MEIKVDKKYKALLLAGGKSKHALQKLTGEEYKALMTINTLDSRPIIHHMIEVLKNNKYISQLYVASPKEVQQEIKSQSLIAVSSGTTLIDTLKKSISILQNEPYILIITCDLPLVSSKHIERFIEDCLAHPGFDIYYAIINKESYMNQFPYNELRRIYANLVDGSYTGGNLFLINPKVIMDCTDTIEQFILFRKHPLKMASILGRRIAIKYLKKYLSIRDLEKMVPQYLKGYTGKAIQASPEIALDIDKPIQLEALKSLRKHQ
- a CDS encoding methylated-DNA--[protein]-cysteine S-methyltransferase translates to MQESISKQEINIPEKLIYYVIIETVMGWMGIASNKKGLIRLILPESSSENVWQQLNIYFASQKILVRKDKQFASLTKLIRDYFQGKPVEFSQEKINLSGYTPFQRRVLLTAKEIPYGETRTYRWLAEQSGFPRAYRAVGGVMKINPLPLIIPCHRIIGSKGQLTGFSARGGEELKRRMLVLEGVLIR